Within the Armatimonadota bacterium genome, the region GATGCGGGCGTCATCGTCCCACGCCAGTGCGTCCTCGCGCGGGGCCAAGTGGCGTTCGTTCGCAAAGATGAATGCAGCAGAGCCCATACGGCTAGGATAGCGCCATCACGGGGCCATACAATATCGACGGAGCGTGACACCATCCCTTCCCACCGACTGATGACAGTTGAGAACCTCCACGGGAATCCGACGCCCCGAGGGATGAATCCCCCGGCAGAGGGCCTTCGGCCACAAAGCCCTTGAAAGGGCTGGAAGAAGGGCAGTGTTACCTTACCCCATCTGGAATTCAATATGGGCAGCAGCCAAATGGGTCGAATTGCTGCGCGGGCTGCCCGCGGCGGCTACACACTTGACAGGGAGACAGCAATGGACTGGCACACAGCAATAGAAGCATCCAACCACAAGGCTCAGGCGCATCATAACACCGACTGGGAGGCCCTGGCGGAACGAATAGCACGCACAGGCCGCGACCCGGAAGCCATTGTGGCCCGCGTGGCCGCGTTCGGCGTGGCGGTCCCCTCGTGGGGCGTTTCGACCGGCGGAACCCGTTTCGGGCGGTTCCCGGGAGAGGGCGAACCGCGCAACCTCTCCGAAAAGCTCGAAGATGCCGCCTCTCTGCACGCCCTCACCGGCGCCGCACCCCGCGTTTCGCTTCACATCCCGTGGGATACGACGAACGATCCCGCCGCGGTGCGCCAACAGGCCGCGGAGTTGGGAATCGGCTTCGATGCGGTGAACTCCAACACTTTCGAGGACCAACCCGGCCAGCCGCTGTCCTACAAATTCGGCAGCCTCTGCCATACGGACCCGGCGGTCCGGGAGCAAGCCATCGCGCACAATATCGAGGTCATCAAGGTCGGCCAGTCGCTGGGGTCGAAGGCCCTGAGCGTCTGGATCGGCGACGGCGGCTCCTACCCCGGGCAGATGAGCCTGCGCAAATCGTTCGACCGCACGCTGGACTCGTTCCGTGCCATCTACGCCGCGCTGCCCGCCGACTGGAAACTGTGGAGCGAGCACAAACCGTTCGAGCCCGCCTTTTACAGCACCGTGGTCAGCGACTGGGGCACATCCTACCTCATCGCGACCGCGCTCGGCCCGCAGGCGTCGTGCCTCGTGGACCTCGGCCACCACGTGCCGAACACGAATATCGAGCAGGTGGTGGCGCGCCTCATCAGCGCCGGCAAGCTCGGCGGTTTCCACTTCAACGACAGCAAGTACGCCGACGACGACCTGACGACCGGCTCCATCAAGCCATACCAGTTGTTCCTCGTATTCAACGAACTGGTGGACGCCGAAGCCGAGAAGGTGCCCGGCTTCGATCCGGGTTACATGATCGACCAAAGCCACAACCTCAAGGACCCGCTGGAGGACCTGCTGCAGAGCATCGTGAACATCCAGTCGTCGTTCGCGAAGGCCCTGCTGATCGACCGCGCGGCACTGAACGGATACCAGGACGCCAACGACGTGGTGATGGCGGAAAATACGCTCAAGGACGCGTTCGAGACCGACGTACGCGCCCTTTGCGCCGAGGCCAGGCTCCGAAGCGGCGGCGCCATCGAGCCGATTGCGGCGTTCCGGGCCTCCGGCTACCGCGCGCTGAAGGCTCGGGAACGGCCGCAGAAAAGGGCGACCGCGGGAGCGTTTGGGTAGAAGGCAGGAGGCGGCGGGCTGCGAACCGCACGAAGGCCGCCTTCGCGCCCCGGATCAGAGCGGGTTGAGGCCGTTGACGGACTGGCAGATGCGCACGGCGTCGGCCACGTCGATCGATCCGTTCCCGTCGATGTCGCCGTTGAGCCCCTGATCCACCGAAGCGCGTGACATCCCCGCGATGAAACGCATGGCCCGGACCACGTCTGCCATGTTGACGAGCCCGTCTCCCGTTACATCGCCCTTGTGCGGGAGGCGGATGGTCACGGCCATGTCGAGGGCGATCGTCGGCAGGGTGATGGAGACGGCGCCATTCACAACGGGAGGCGCGGCCTGTTTCAGCAGGCCCCCGGTGTTGGGATTCCAGCAGGAGACACAGTAGCGGCCGGGAGCGAGCCCCGTGAAGGTGAGGGTGGCGCCGGATATGGAATACGCCGCCG harbors:
- a CDS encoding sugar isomerase — its product is MDWHTAIEASNHKAQAHHNTDWEALAERIARTGRDPEAIVARVAAFGVAVPSWGVSTGGTRFGRFPGEGEPRNLSEKLEDAASLHALTGAAPRVSLHIPWDTTNDPAAVRQQAAELGIGFDAVNSNTFEDQPGQPLSYKFGSLCHTDPAVREQAIAHNIEVIKVGQSLGSKALSVWIGDGGSYPGQMSLRKSFDRTLDSFRAIYAALPADWKLWSEHKPFEPAFYSTVVSDWGTSYLIATALGPQASCLVDLGHHVPNTNIEQVVARLISAGKLGGFHFNDSKYADDDLTTGSIKPYQLFLVFNELVDAEAEKVPGFDPGYMIDQSHNLKDPLEDLLQSIVNIQSSFAKALLIDRAALNGYQDANDVVMAENTLKDAFETDVRALCAEARLRSGGAIEPIAAFRASGYRALKARERPQKRATAGAFG